One window of the Prinia subflava isolate CZ2003 ecotype Zambia chromosome 1, Cam_Psub_1.2, whole genome shotgun sequence genome contains the following:
- the LOC134555691 gene encoding uncharacterized protein LOC134555691: protein MMNPIQVVILLMLNSLAAAWIIPQPRQNVWVTLAQTLQQENICLSTAAAKNPMSTCLVGIPLQAGEFPAGLDKYRSNEIPEAHTPQPHKDHQKQDVFAMNPLAEWVQGLPRVAHEPQELELLGSSPATYCIHFSVIPKPSSTDEYHLIKQFRGEFTAKRWCHNISHIASDNPSHSKPRSLPRGLFLVCGDRAWAGIPSRLFGGPCTIGRLSVLTPNQTLIREWTHKNKSADKIQKRSADNLDPNCNSDIFHWAKSKRVAVSLFLPWVAAAKALGELGQLECWVVKQANLTSIAISSLLEDEEITRQATIQNRAAIDYLLLLHGHECQEFEGLCCMNLSSKAPNIHAALRSMNNMIGQVKQESEDWIKELFKGWGLTGWWTSVVKTIMLLFVILFLVTIAFGILRCLIFKAINGLISSTSEVNHIELANLKRSGLPTNHKWWETRTPC, encoded by the coding sequence atgatgaaccccatccaagttgtcatcctgctaatgctgaacagtctggcagctgcatggatcatccctcagccacgtcagaacgtctgggtaaccctggcacagacacttcagcaagaaaacatatgtttgtccactgcagcagctaagaatcctatgtctacctgtctggtaggaattcctttgcaggctggagaatttccagcaggcttggacaaatacaggtccaacgaaattccagaggcacacaccccacaaccacacaaagatcatcagAAGCAAGACGTGTttgccatgaaccccttagcggaatgggtgcagggtttgcccagggtagctcatgaaccccaggagttagaactattgggttcctcccctgccacatactgcatccatttctctgtcatcccaaaaccctctagcactgacgagtaccaccttataaagcagttccggggagaatttactgcaaagaggtggtgtcataatataagccacattgcatcagacaacccatcccactccaaacccaggagcctccctagaggattgttcttggtttgtggggatcgggcatgggcaggaattccatcccggcttttcggagggccatgtaccatagggcgattgtccgtgttgacacccaaccaaactttaattcgtgaatggacacacaaaaacaaatcggctgacaaaattcaaaaaaggagtgctgacaatttggacccaaattgtaattcagacatttttcattgggcaaagtcaaaaagagttgctgtatccctgtttcttccgtgggtagcagcagccaaagctctaggtgaattgggccaactagagtgctgggtggtcaagcaggctaatttaacatctatcgccatcagctccctcctagaagacgaggagattaccagacaggccacgATCCAGAACCGTGCTGCTATCGATTATCTCTTGCTAttacatggacatgaatgccaggaatttgaaggactctgttgcatgaatttgtcctcaaaggctccaaacatccatgctgccctccgaagcatgaacaacatgatcggacaagtgaagcaagaatcagaagattggatcaaggaactgttcaagggctggggactcactgggtggtggacttctgtagtcaaaacaattatgttactttttgttatccttttccttgtaaccatagcattcggaatcctacgctgtttgattttcaaggctattaatggcctcatatcttctacctcagaagtcaaccatatagagttggcaaatctaaagcggtccggtctccctaccaaccataagtggtgggaaacccgcactccgtgttaa